In Paludibaculum fermentans, the genomic stretch GGCTTCACGCACCTCGAGCTCATGCCCATCGCCGAACACCCTTACTCCGGCTCCTGGGGCTATCAGGTCGTCGGTTACTTCGCGCCCACGGCCCGCTTCGGCAATCCGGACGATTTCCGCTACTTCGTCGACCAGTGCCACCAGAACGGCATCGCCATTATCGTCGACTGGGTTCCTGCTCATTTCCCCAAGGACGCTCACGGACTCGCCCGTTTCGACGGTACCGCCTGCTACGAGCACGACGACCCGCGCATGGGCGAGCACAAGGACTGGGGCACGCTGATCTTCAACTTCGGCCGCAACGAGGTCCGCAATTTCCTCATCTCCAACGCCTTGTTCTGGCTGAAGGAGTACCACATCGACGGCCTGCGCGTGGACGCTGTCGCCTCCATGCTCTATCTCGACTACTCTCGAGAAGCCGGCGAGTGGATCCCCAATAAGTACGGCGGGCGCGAGAATCTCGAGGCCATCGATTTCCTCCGCAAGTTCAACGAAGAGGCCCATACCGTGCCGGGCGCCGTGACCATCGCCGAGGAGTCCACCTCATACGCCGGCGTCTCCCACCCGGTTTACTCCGGCGGCCTCGGCTTCACCATGAAGTGGAACATGGGCTGGATGCACGACATGTTCGCTTACTTCAAGAGCGATCCCGTCTACCGGCGCTTCAACCACAACCACATCACGTTCAGCCTGCTCTACGCCTTTACGGAGAACTTTGTCCTGCCCATTTCGCATGACGAAGTGGTTCACGGCAAGGGCTCGCTCATCGGCAAGATGCCCGGCGACGAGTGGCAGCGCTTCGCCAACGTCCGCGTCTTTCTCGCCTACATGTTTGCCCACCCCGGCAAGAAGCTCCTGTTCATGGGTTGTGAGCTGGGCCAGTATGAGGAGTGGAACTGGCAAAGCCAGATCCGCTGGGACCTGCTGCAATACCCGCTGCACCGCGGCCTCAGCGACTTCCTGCGCGAACTGAACTTCCTCTACCAGAACGAACCCAGCCTGTACGAGGTCGATTACCACTGGCAGGGCTTCGAGTGGATCGACTTCCGCGATGTCGACAACAGCGTGATCAGCTTCATCCGTCGCGCGAAGAACCACGAGAACTTCCTGGTGGTGGTGTGCAACTTTACGCCGGTCGTCCGCTACAACTACAACGTCGGTGTTCCCGCCGGCGGTGTCTACCAGGAAGTGATGAATAGCGATTGGCAGCACTTCGGCGGCAGCGGCGTCTGCAATTCCGGAGACCTCCGGACCAATTCCGGAAAAGTGCAGGGCCGCGACAACTTCATCAGCCTCACCCTGCCCCCGCTGTCCGTCACCATCTACCGGCGCGTCGGCTAAGCGGCCGCCAGGCGTCTTATCTCTACCCGTCGCGCCAGGAACTTCGCGCGGGCCATCGGCGTCTATCTTCGTGACCAAAACGGAGAAAGGAGGCCGTATGAGCCCGCCAGAGCAAGCTGCACCGC encodes the following:
- the glgB gene encoding 1,4-alpha-glucan branching protein GlgB, which gives rise to MKPGELDALVGGYHGDPFSVLGPHQDEDGWIIRALLPQAASASVRLPDDSTIPMERVHDTGVYAARMKEDPGAYRIHIEQQRGGSVELEDPYRFAPLLSSFDLHLHAEGTNYQSWHSMGAHMTEVDGIPGVRFAVWAPNAEMVSVAGDFNQWDTARHPMRRRDSGIWELFIPKIGEGEVYKYFVRSRIYGVSGLKCDPYGFASEKPPKQASIVWNLERYQWSDQQWMDQRSRTQWLERPISVYELHLESWMRNPDGEPLSYRELAAHLIPYVKRMGFTHLELMPIAEHPYSGSWGYQVVGYFAPTARFGNPDDFRYFVDQCHQNGIAIIVDWVPAHFPKDAHGLARFDGTACYEHDDPRMGEHKDWGTLIFNFGRNEVRNFLISNALFWLKEYHIDGLRVDAVASMLYLDYSREAGEWIPNKYGGRENLEAIDFLRKFNEEAHTVPGAVTIAEESTSYAGVSHPVYSGGLGFTMKWNMGWMHDMFAYFKSDPVYRRFNHNHITFSLLYAFTENFVLPISHDEVVHGKGSLIGKMPGDEWQRFANVRVFLAYMFAHPGKKLLFMGCELGQYEEWNWQSQIRWDLLQYPLHRGLSDFLRELNFLYQNEPSLYEVDYHWQGFEWIDFRDVDNSVISFIRRAKNHENFLVVVCNFTPVVRYNYNVGVPAGGVYQEVMNSDWQHFGGSGVCNSGDLRTNSGKVQGRDNFISLTLPPLSVTIYRRVG